The following are encoded together in the Williamwhitmania taraxaci genome:
- a CDS encoding OmpL47-type beta-barrel domain-containing protein, with protein MRHYILAFSFFILGAFAAFGQRTATDTTKKVIFKKNAEVRFYMGTKGDGSDAVPLFVNLKSPVRLTSSGKYTMTHLDLKLGKKIPFEVYADGQAPQTGFGIVEVDKGKDNIHHVKPPCIITFSASDDLSGLESIFVSLDGAPYFECIDTIALTEEKLHIVRFFSIDKVGNREKTSEIKVLVDGTPPVSNLEIRGDRSDNTISARSSVALLATDNHSVKKTVYKIDDGQEFRYGMPLKASTFAEGEHTISYFSEDFSGNREEPKEFTFFVDKSAPIVFVEIVGNSYVLNGKSYSSGRSQLQITAVDNKAGVNNIFYTINGNKAVEYTKPVYLSELIGSLSITAFATDKVNNKTSENNDNQLSNVPSVDISGPSVSHRFVGNKIFRNDTLFISPSTRIFLDGRDTESGLSHIVYRMDGAEEQTFDKPFAVTAEGNHAIAYTGFDNVENINSGKGAFFVDATGPEIACIFGQRPIGKSADGLDIYPSTLTLFLGATDAITGTNRLFYSLNAATKKPYGMPISELKPNQNYVLKVEAFDILGNTTFKEVRFAVGE; from the coding sequence ATGAGACATTATATACTTGCTTTTTCGTTTTTTATATTGGGCGCGTTTGCTGCTTTTGGTCAGCGCACGGCAACCGATACTACGAAAAAGGTGATCTTCAAAAAAAATGCTGAGGTTCGGTTTTATATGGGCACTAAGGGAGATGGATCTGATGCTGTTCCTCTTTTCGTCAACCTAAAGTCCCCTGTAAGGTTAACTTCGTCGGGGAAATACACCATGACCCACCTCGATTTGAAATTGGGGAAAAAGATTCCTTTCGAAGTGTATGCCGATGGTCAGGCACCTCAAACTGGATTTGGAATCGTAGAGGTGGATAAAGGAAAGGATAATATACACCACGTAAAGCCGCCCTGCATCATTACCTTTTCTGCCAGCGATGACCTTTCTGGACTTGAATCCATATTTGTCTCTCTCGATGGGGCGCCTTATTTTGAGTGCATAGATACCATTGCTTTAACAGAGGAAAAATTGCATATAGTCCGTTTTTTCAGCATTGATAAGGTTGGTAACAGAGAGAAAACGAGCGAGATAAAAGTATTGGTCGATGGCACACCACCTGTTTCTAATTTGGAAATTAGGGGCGATAGGAGTGACAATACCATCTCGGCACGGTCTTCAGTTGCTCTGCTTGCAACCGATAATCATAGCGTGAAGAAAACGGTATACAAAATAGATGACGGCCAAGAATTTCGCTATGGCATGCCGCTAAAGGCCTCTACATTCGCAGAAGGGGAGCATACTATTTCCTACTTTTCCGAAGATTTTTCGGGCAACAGAGAGGAACCTAAAGAGTTTACTTTCTTTGTTGATAAAAGTGCTCCCATTGTATTTGTTGAAATAGTTGGGAACAGCTACGTGCTAAACGGAAAATCCTATTCTTCCGGCAGGTCTCAACTTCAAATCACAGCCGTAGATAATAAGGCAGGTGTAAATAATATTTTCTACACCATTAATGGAAACAAGGCAGTTGAATATACTAAACCAGTTTATCTTTCCGAATTAATAGGATCACTATCCATCACTGCATTTGCTACTGATAAGGTAAATAATAAAACCTCTGAGAATAACGATAACCAGCTCTCTAATGTCCCCTCCGTGGACATTTCTGGACCGTCGGTATCGCACCGGTTTGTAGGAAATAAAATATTTAGGAACGATACTCTTTTTATCTCCCCATCAACCCGTATTTTTCTGGATGGGCGTGATACTGAATCGGGTTTATCACACATCGTGTATCGAATGGATGGTGCTGAGGAGCAAACCTTCGACAAGCCTTTTGCTGTAACGGCAGAAGGTAACCATGCCATTGCCTACACCGGTTTCGATAATGTGGAGAATATCAACAGCGGAAAGGGTGCGTTTTTTGTCGATGCTACCGGACCCGAAATTGCCTGTATCTTTGGGCAGAGACCTATTGGTAAGAGTGCCGATGGCTTGGATATTTATCCTTCCACCCTAACGCTGTTCCTTGGAGCTACCGATGCGATCACAGGAACCAACCGACTGTTTTACTCCTTGAATGCGGCAACAAAGAAGCCATACGGAATGCCGATATCCGAATTGAAGCCTAACCAGAACTATGTGCTGAAGGTTGAGGCTTTCGATATTCTTGGTAATACTACATTTAAGGAGGTTCGGTTTGCCGTTGGTGAATAG
- a CDS encoding ABC-F family ATP-binding cassette domain-containing protein, with translation MITVSNVGLQFGKRVLFQDVNLKFNPGNCYGIIGANGAGKSTFLKILTGDQDPTNGTIIFGKGERLSVLKQDHFEFDESTVLNTVLMGHTVLWAIMQEKETLYSKSDFSDADGLRVGELETHFAEMDGWNAENEAATLLSGLGIKDDMQHKLMKELSGKEKVRVLLAQALFGKPDNLLLDEPTNDLDLDTVSWLENYLSNFENTVLVVSHDRHFLDSICTHTVDIDFSRISMFSGNYSFWYESSQLALRQQQNQNKKAEEKKKELLEFIARFSANVAKSKQTTSRKKMIEKLNIEEIKPSSRKYPGIIFKPDREPGNRILEVTNLSKRIEGEIIFKDVNFTIEKDEKVIFLSRDPRAMTALFEIINGKMEPESGNFEWGVTITKAYLPLDNSSFFETDLSLIDWLAQFSDDTLEVYLRGFLGRMLFSGEEVYKKANVLSGGEKVRCMISRMMLKDANVLVLDTPTNHLDLESIQAFNNDLQRFPGIVLMSSHDHEFIETVCNRIIELTPNGTIDKKMEYDEYISDDNIKELREKLYAKKAKH, from the coding sequence ATGATTACAGTATCAAACGTTGGACTTCAGTTTGGCAAGCGAGTATTATTCCAAGACGTCAACCTAAAGTTCAATCCAGGCAACTGCTACGGAATAATAGGGGCGAACGGAGCCGGTAAATCAACATTTCTAAAAATTCTTACAGGCGACCAAGACCCTACCAACGGAACCATCATCTTTGGCAAGGGCGAACGTCTTTCGGTATTGAAACAGGACCACTTTGAATTCGACGAATCTACAGTCCTAAATACCGTGCTCATGGGACACACCGTGCTCTGGGCCATCATGCAGGAGAAGGAGACACTCTACTCCAAATCCGACTTTAGCGACGCCGATGGACTCCGCGTAGGCGAACTGGAAACACACTTTGCCGAGATGGATGGATGGAACGCTGAAAACGAAGCGGCCACCCTTCTTAGCGGTTTAGGCATCAAGGACGACATGCAGCATAAACTCATGAAGGAGCTGAGCGGTAAGGAGAAGGTTCGCGTGCTTCTGGCACAAGCCCTCTTCGGAAAACCCGACAACCTCCTACTCGATGAGCCTACCAACGACCTTGACCTTGATACCGTAAGTTGGCTGGAAAACTACCTCTCCAATTTTGAAAATACGGTTCTAGTGGTATCTCACGACCGTCACTTTTTAGACTCAATTTGCACACACACAGTCGATATAGATTTCAGCCGAATATCAATGTTTTCGGGTAACTACAGCTTCTGGTACGAAAGTAGCCAACTAGCCCTTCGCCAGCAGCAGAACCAAAACAAGAAGGCTGAAGAGAAGAAAAAGGAACTACTGGAGTTCATTGCCCGCTTTAGCGCGAACGTTGCTAAGAGCAAGCAAACCACGAGCCGTAAGAAGATGATCGAGAAGTTAAACATCGAGGAGATTAAGCCATCGAGCCGAAAATACCCCGGTATCATCTTTAAGCCCGATAGGGAACCAGGCAACCGCATTCTGGAGGTTACCAACCTCAGCAAGCGTATTGAGGGTGAAATTATTTTCAAGGATGTGAATTTCACCATCGAAAAAGACGAAAAGGTGATATTCCTGTCGCGCGATCCACGTGCCATGACAGCCCTTTTTGAAATTATCAACGGAAAGATGGAACCGGAAAGTGGAAACTTTGAGTGGGGTGTTACCATTACCAAAGCATACTTGCCCCTCGACAACTCCAGCTTCTTTGAAACGGACTTGTCGCTCATCGACTGGTTGGCACAATTCTCGGATGATACCCTAGAGGTTTACCTTCGCGGATTCCTTGGCCGCATGCTCTTCTCGGGCGAAGAGGTGTATAAAAAAGCCAACGTGCTCTCGGGAGGCGAAAAGGTTCGCTGTATGATTTCGCGCATGATGCTCAAGGATGCCAACGTATTGGTTTTGGATACTCCAACCAACCACCTTGACCTTGAGTCGATTCAAGCATTCAACAACGACTTGCAACGATTCCCAGGAATTGTGCTCATGTCGTCGCACGACCATGAGTTCATCGAAACAGTATGTAATCGGATTATTGAATTAACGCCCAATGGAACCATCGACAAAAAGATGGAGTACGATGAGTACATCTCCGATGATAATATCAAGGAATTGCGCGAGAAACTATACGCAAAGAAAGCAAAACACTAA
- a CDS encoding SpoIIE family protein phosphatase — translation MSPAIKYFVLLLITCFSSSWGGMVYGQKIPEAIQREIDANLALAKSNESQGNLSEAAMYYGKVAKVYWVNNQGKQAINHYEMAASLNIRIGNSNALRTIYGNMGVISSDQEEFENAIVYFQKSLTISKKQKRKADVANMLVNIGSAQLELNRSQESLKSFTEANALALELNDLSLIKSTYGVLAEVETKLGHAEKSAEYFNLYSAFSRRLQRDQMALKDKEVSEREQHAKAQVNEVVQSKLLTEEELQQQTKNLKSTKATLQKVELISKEKQLQINLLSKQRELQQAQLRAQAMVRNAIIGVVIFMMGIAGLILYGYNQKRKANHLLEKQNIEIAAKSQALELASLQIRRQNDNITSSINYAQRIQEALLPTEEGLQTVIPESFVFLQPRDIVSGDFHWFSKSHHSKNTTFKQIAGDSEPRFFITAADCTGHGVPGAFMSMIGVNLLENITRSGGVVASDILNELHRSVRFMLKQYKNDNRDGMEIAFCVIRNQGKTIEFAGARNPLILIKNGELTIIKGDAVPVGGSQNEEQREFTLHTIDIDCPTSCYIFSDGILDQFGGPDSVKFTSRRLRDLLLSIHQLPMAEQKVRVAETIKAWMGLHEPQLDDMLLMGFRLGDDEHPVNLS, via the coding sequence ATGAGTCCGGCTATTAAATATTTTGTCCTCTTATTGATTACCTGCTTTAGCAGCAGTTGGGGTGGAATGGTTTATGGCCAAAAAATTCCAGAGGCTATTCAGCGCGAAATTGATGCAAACCTGGCTTTAGCCAAAAGCAATGAATCTCAAGGAAACCTCTCCGAAGCGGCCATGTATTACGGGAAGGTGGCCAAGGTGTATTGGGTAAATAACCAAGGCAAGCAGGCTATTAATCATTACGAAATGGCTGCTTCGCTAAATATACGAATTGGGAATTCCAATGCATTGCGCACTATCTATGGCAACATGGGAGTTATTTCGTCCGACCAAGAAGAGTTTGAAAATGCAATTGTATACTTCCAGAAAAGTTTAACCATTAGCAAAAAACAGAAGCGAAAAGCTGATGTCGCTAACATGTTGGTAAATATTGGATCGGCACAGCTTGAGTTGAATAGGAGTCAAGAATCGCTTAAATCATTTACCGAGGCCAATGCACTTGCCTTAGAGTTGAATGATTTAAGCTTAATAAAGAGCACCTATGGTGTGCTAGCCGAGGTGGAAACAAAGCTCGGACATGCGGAGAAATCGGCCGAGTATTTTAACCTCTACAGCGCATTTTCGCGTAGGCTTCAGCGCGACCAAATGGCTCTCAAGGACAAGGAGGTTAGTGAGCGTGAGCAACACGCCAAGGCCCAAGTAAATGAAGTTGTTCAGAGCAAGTTGCTCACAGAAGAAGAGCTGCAACAGCAGACAAAGAATCTTAAATCCACTAAGGCTACTCTTCAAAAAGTTGAGTTAATTTCGAAGGAGAAGCAATTGCAAATAAACCTTCTTAGCAAGCAACGCGAGCTTCAGCAGGCACAGCTCCGCGCTCAAGCCATGGTGCGTAATGCCATTATTGGGGTTGTTATTTTCATGATGGGAATTGCCGGTTTAATACTCTATGGTTATAACCAAAAGCGCAAGGCGAACCATCTTCTCGAAAAGCAGAACATCGAAATTGCGGCCAAAAGTCAAGCCCTTGAGTTAGCTTCCTTACAAATTCGCCGCCAGAATGATAATATTACTTCCAGTATTAATTACGCTCAACGCATTCAGGAAGCATTACTACCCACCGAAGAAGGGCTACAAACGGTAATTCCAGAGTCATTTGTATTCCTTCAACCGCGAGATATTGTTTCAGGCGACTTTCATTGGTTTTCAAAATCTCACCACTCAAAAAATACTACCTTCAAGCAAATTGCTGGAGATAGTGAACCTCGATTCTTCATTACGGCCGCCGATTGTACTGGTCATGGGGTTCCGGGTGCCTTTATGAGCATGATTGGTGTAAATCTACTTGAAAATATCACTCGCAGTGGTGGGGTGGTGGCCAGCGATATACTGAATGAGCTACATCGGTCCGTTCGTTTTATGCTAAAGCAGTATAAAAACGATAATCGCGATGGTATGGAGATTGCTTTTTGTGTGATTCGCAATCAAGGCAAAACCATTGAGTTCGCTGGAGCCCGAAATCCACTCATTTTGATTAAGAATGGTGAGTTAACCATCATTAAGGGCGATGCTGTTCCTGTAGGCGGATCACAAAACGAAGAGCAGCGTGAGTTTACCCTACACACCATTGATATAGATTGCCCTACTTCGTGTTATATCTTTAGCGACGGAATTCTCGATCAGTTTGGAGGACCCGATAGCGTTAAGTTTACCTCCAGACGGCTTCGTGATTTACTCTTAAGCATCCATCAACTTCCCATGGCCGAACAAAAGGTTCGGGTGGCGGAAACCATTAAGGCTTGGATGGGACTACATGAGCCTCAACTCGACGATATGCTGTTAATGGGCTTCCGATTGGGCGATGATGAGCATCCCGTTAATTTAAGTTAG
- a CDS encoding tetratricopeptide repeat protein gives MKTEMPYRVIISRFISIGLLLWVCQYPLLAVENAENKLLAKLSHSKPAEKVAILTELGQYHSDFNYPKALTFTDKAIKLAIAVGDSAGLAKALYTDGIIHQLQGENNEAHRSLKQAYSLYTQSNDSLGIARTSDCLGSLFRYYGAYEKSLEYHLWALAVFEKRNDTTGKISAMNNIGIVYRSLDNYTKSISYYQKALGLAKESNSSLLSTVYNSIGSYYYYLKEYKSANYYYRRALDIVPTTLALKERHCAALNNIGNVYRSKEQLDSALFYYSLSLKESKILGLINLSAITLKNIGTIYARKGEVQKAEEFLLKSIHLSKKSNLKQVVRDDYLILSNLSGKNGDYKKALKYHKQYSEIQDSIHREEQSSKVELLEVDYLFQQKEKDLAILMKNNAEKNLEIQTSRNLLLISILIIFILITLTIGIYRLLHINRNAKQNLLQMNEKLEERVMSRTVKLELEIANHRNTAVELLKAKEKAEESDRLKSTFLSNISHEIRTPMNAIVGFTGLLSSPDLQVAERDQYIEVINKSGNYLLSIIDDIIEISKIEAGQITLHYSQVSVNSLLDQLYDTFKAEIPEEKDISLNVTIPKETLTISTDPVKLRQVLSSLLSNAIKFTEKGSITLGYQKANSTELTIFVSDTGIGIDEKHRQIIFDRFRQVENKNETKKGGSGLGLAISKAYIDKLGGTITLESEIGKGSTFTFTLPI, from the coding sequence ATGAAAACAGAAATGCCATATAGAGTTATCATTAGTAGATTCATTTCTATAGGCTTGCTACTTTGGGTATGCCAATATCCCTTATTGGCCGTTGAGAATGCAGAAAATAAACTACTGGCCAAGCTATCCCACAGCAAACCGGCCGAAAAAGTCGCCATTTTAACAGAGCTAGGCCAATACCATAGTGATTTTAACTATCCCAAAGCGCTTACGTTCACCGACAAAGCAATTAAACTTGCCATCGCAGTAGGCGATTCCGCCGGCTTAGCCAAAGCGCTGTACACCGATGGCATAATCCATCAGTTGCAGGGAGAAAATAACGAGGCTCATAGAAGTTTAAAGCAGGCTTATAGCCTATACACCCAATCGAATGATAGCCTCGGTATTGCACGAACCAGCGATTGCCTCGGATCACTATTTCGTTACTATGGTGCATACGAAAAATCGCTGGAATACCATTTATGGGCGTTGGCTGTTTTTGAAAAGCGAAACGATACTACGGGTAAGATCAGCGCCATGAACAATATTGGGATCGTATACCGCAGTCTCGATAATTATACAAAGTCCATCAGTTATTACCAGAAAGCACTTGGGCTAGCAAAGGAGTCTAATAGCAGCCTACTATCTACCGTATATAACTCCATTGGATCCTACTACTACTATCTTAAAGAGTATAAATCAGCCAACTACTACTATCGTAGAGCCTTAGACATTGTGCCTACCACCCTCGCACTAAAAGAGCGGCATTGTGCGGCATTAAACAACATTGGCAACGTATATCGAAGTAAAGAGCAACTCGATAGTGCACTTTTCTACTATAGTCTATCGCTAAAGGAGAGCAAAATCCTTGGTCTAATAAACCTTTCCGCCATCACCCTTAAGAATATTGGCACTATATACGCTAGGAAAGGGGAGGTTCAAAAAGCCGAGGAATTCCTACTTAAAAGCATTCACTTAAGCAAGAAATCAAATTTAAAGCAGGTTGTGCGTGATGACTACCTGATACTATCCAACCTCTCTGGCAAGAATGGTGACTATAAAAAGGCATTAAAATACCACAAACAATACTCTGAAATTCAAGACTCAATACATCGTGAAGAACAATCGAGCAAGGTTGAATTACTCGAAGTTGATTATCTATTTCAGCAAAAAGAGAAGGATCTTGCCATTCTCATGAAGAACAACGCGGAGAAAAACCTTGAAATACAAACAAGTAGAAATCTTCTATTGATTTCTATTCTCATCATATTCATCCTAATAACTTTGACAATTGGAATCTATCGGCTCCTGCACATTAATAGAAATGCTAAGCAAAACTTACTTCAGATGAACGAGAAGTTAGAGGAGCGTGTAATGAGCCGAACCGTAAAGTTAGAGTTGGAAATAGCAAACCACCGAAATACTGCAGTTGAACTTTTAAAGGCCAAGGAAAAAGCGGAAGAGTCGGATCGATTGAAATCGACCTTTCTTTCTAACATTTCGCATGAAATTCGCACACCAATGAATGCCATTGTTGGGTTTACAGGGTTGCTCTCCAGCCCTGATCTTCAGGTAGCGGAGCGGGATCAGTATATTGAGGTAATCAATAAAAGTGGTAACTACTTACTCTCCATTATTGATGATATTATTGAGATTTCGAAGATTGAAGCCGGTCAAATTACGCTTCACTACTCACAAGTTTCGGTTAATTCCCTATTAGACCAACTCTATGATACCTTCAAAGCAGAGATTCCTGAAGAAAAAGACATTTCGCTAAACGTAACAATACCCAAGGAAACACTTACCATCTCTACCGATCCGGTAAAACTCCGTCAGGTGCTTTCCAGCCTATTGAGTAATGCAATTAAGTTTACTGAAAAGGGTAGCATTACTCTTGGATACCAAAAAGCAAATAGCACTGAGTTAACTATTTTTGTAAGCGATACCGGTATTGGCATTGATGAAAAGCATAGGCAGATTATTTTTGATCGGTTTCGGCAGGTAGAGAACAAAAATGAAACCAAAAAAGGTGGATCGGGCTTAGGTCTGGCAATTTCAAAGGCCTATATAGACAAACTTGGCGGCACCATAACACTTGAATCGGAGATAGGCAAGGGATCAACCTTTACCTTTACCCTTCCCATATAG
- a CDS encoding OmpA family protein, with protein sequence MIKNVISLLTISFISASSLFAQTILSSPGLYQDSLGRVFIQEKLPSYFFVDTAGGTKLLLPGDKKYANPMYFDGAGSHFFVYTNPANGEKYKMKIMADGAGPKSSLHFSEGLSVRYKNKFYCEKGARAVITAKDDKSGVSSVYVSNDGIAFSPVSNLFTFDKEGEQKLRMYAIDNVGNVGDTTEAIVVVNLEATINMPDIFFDYNSSQLRESSFIELLNIVELLKEHQVVRLEIVAHTDCRGSAEYNLKLSAKRALSVLRFMESKGIAGSRLRSKGMGSKTPVNRCTKGVTCSEEEHQANRRVEFKLLPLK encoded by the coding sequence ATGATAAAAAACGTAATCTCCCTTCTCACAATTTCCTTCATCTCCGCTAGTAGCCTCTTTGCGCAAACAATACTTTCATCACCAGGTCTCTATCAAGATTCTTTAGGACGAGTTTTTATTCAGGAAAAGCTCCCATCCTACTTTTTTGTCGATACTGCAGGTGGAACGAAACTGTTACTCCCCGGAGATAAGAAGTATGCCAATCCCATGTATTTTGATGGAGCGGGCAGCCATTTTTTTGTTTACACAAACCCTGCAAATGGTGAGAAATATAAGATGAAAATAATGGCCGATGGGGCAGGTCCAAAATCGTCGCTCCATTTCTCAGAAGGGCTCAGCGTCAGGTATAAAAATAAGTTCTACTGTGAAAAAGGTGCTAGGGCTGTCATTACGGCGAAGGACGACAAGAGTGGGGTTTCTTCTGTCTACGTTTCTAACGATGGAATCGCGTTTTCACCGGTGAGCAATCTCTTTACTTTTGACAAGGAAGGTGAGCAAAAACTTCGCATGTATGCTATCGATAATGTTGGTAATGTTGGCGATACCACGGAGGCTATCGTCGTGGTTAATTTAGAGGCCACCATAAATATGCCGGATATCTTCTTTGATTACAACAGCTCTCAGCTGCGCGAATCCTCCTTTATTGAACTGCTAAATATTGTCGAGTTGCTTAAGGAGCACCAAGTAGTTCGATTGGAAATTGTCGCCCATACCGACTGTCGCGGTAGCGCAGAATACAACCTTAAACTTTCGGCCAAACGGGCCCTTTCTGTGCTGCGCTTTATGGAATCGAAAGGGATTGCTGGCTCTCGGCTAAGATCAAAAGGAATGGGAAGCAAAACGCCCGTTAATCGATGCACTAAAGGTGTAACTTGTAGCGAAGAGGAGCATCAGGCCAATCGTAGGGTTGAGTTTAAACTGTTACCGTTAAAATAG
- a CDS encoding CvfB family protein, translated as MAELGRINRLKIVREVEFGVYLDGENLGEILMPIRYVPGESRVDDEVDVFISLDSEDRLVATTDKPIAMVGEFGYMEIVEESKIGAFADWGLMKDLFIPFREQKQRMEQGRSYLIRVYIDKETTRIAGSGRVERFLDNIPPDFVVGQEVDLYIYSESELGYTAIINNTHTGILYHSDLFKLVRKGQRTKGFIKKIREDDKIDLSLEPIGYRNKIDEISQRVIDTLTQNNGFLAINDKTDPDVIYKMLDMSKKNFKKSIGSLFKAGLITIADNGIKLV; from the coding sequence ATGGCCGAACTGGGAAGGATCAATAGGCTGAAGATTGTTCGGGAAGTTGAATTTGGAGTTTACCTCGATGGGGAAAACCTCGGTGAAATTCTTATGCCCATTCGTTATGTGCCGGGCGAGAGCCGTGTTGACGATGAGGTGGATGTGTTTATTTCCCTTGATTCCGAAGATCGATTAGTTGCAACAACCGATAAGCCCATTGCTATGGTGGGTGAGTTTGGATATATGGAGATTGTAGAGGAGAGTAAGATTGGTGCTTTTGCCGATTGGGGATTGATGAAAGATCTTTTTATACCATTCCGTGAGCAAAAGCAACGGATGGAACAAGGTCGTTCCTACTTGATACGAGTATATATCGATAAGGAAACGACCCGAATTGCCGGATCGGGTAGGGTGGAACGCTTTCTCGATAACATCCCACCAGATTTTGTGGTTGGGCAGGAGGTAGACCTCTACATCTATAGCGAGAGCGAATTGGGGTATACCGCCATTATTAATAATACCCATACGGGCATTCTTTACCATTCCGATCTATTCAAATTGGTTCGAAAAGGACAGCGCACCAAAGGGTTTATTAAAAAGATTAGGGAAGACGACAAGATAGACCTTTCGCTGGAACCAATCGGTTACCGAAATAAGATTGATGAAATATCGCAACGGGTAATTGATACTCTTACGCAGAACAATGGTTTCCTTGCCATAAATGATAAGACTGACCCTGACGTGATATACAAAATGCTCGACATGAGTAAGAAAAATTTCAAGAAATCGATAGGCTCGCTTTTTAAGGCTGGACTGATTACCATTGCTGATAACGGAATCAAACTGGTATAG